From the genome of Streptomyces sp. NBC_00523:
CGTACGCCGAGAAGGCGGGCGTCGAGCCCGAGGTGCGGCACATCGCCAACTCCCCGGCGACCCTGACCGTCCCCGAGTCCCACTTCGACCTGGTGCGGACCGGGATCGCCATGTACGGCATCTCGCCCAGCCCGGAGCTGGGCACCTCCGCCGACTTCGGGCTGCGCCCCGTGATGACGCTCGCCGCGTCGGTCGCCCTGGTCAAGCAGGTCCCGGCCGGACACGGCATCAGCTACGGCCACCACTACACGACCCCCCGCGAGACGACGCTCGCCCTGGTGCCCCTCGGTTACGCCGACGGCATCCCGCGTCACGCGTCCGGCCGGGGCCCGGTCCTGGTCGGCGGGGTGCGGCGGACCATCGCGGGCCGGGTCGCCATGGACCAGTTCGTCGTGGACCTGGACGGCGACGAGGTGGCGGCGGGCAGCGAGGCGGTGCTGTTCGGGCCCGGCGACCGGGGCGAGCCGAGCGCCGAGGACTGGGCGGAGGCCGCCGGGACCATCGCGTACGAGATCGTCACCCGGATCGGGACCCGGGTGGAGCGCGTCCACCTGGGCGCCACGGCCGACTGACACGACCGACTGACACGACCCACGAGGAGCGGGGCACGGTGAGCGACTTCAGCACGGGGGACGTGGTGGCGACGGCGGCCGCCTCGGGGGCCGGCTGGCGCCGGGCGGGCATCGCCGGCGCCGCCATAGGCGTGCTCGCCGCCGGGGCCGCGGCCGGGGTCGCCGTGGAGCGGCTGACCGTCGGCCGGGGCATGCGGCAACGCGCCCGCCTCGCCCTGGACGCCACCGGCCCGTACGGCTCGCTGCGCGGAACGCCCGGCCGCGCCACCGCCGACGACGGCACCCAGCTCTACTACGAGGTGGACGAGGTCGATCCGCCCGAGGACGCCGCCCCCTCGGGCTCCCGCCGACGCCGCCTCTTCGGGCGCAAGGCACCAGCCCCGGTCACCGTCGTCTTCAGCCACGGCTACTGCCTCGGCCAGGACTCCTGGCACTTCCAGCGCGCCGCCCTGCGCGGCCTCGTGCGCACCGTCCACTGGGACCAGCGCAGCCACGGCCGCTCCGAGCGCGGCCGCGCCCAGGCCCGTGCCGGGGGCGGGGTGCCCGTCGGCATCGACCAGCTCGGCCGCGACCTCAAGGCCGTCATCGACGCCGCCGCCCCCGAGGGCCCGCTCGTCCTCGTCGGCCACTCGATGGGCGGCATGACGATCATGGCGCTCGCCGACCAGTACCCGGACCTGCTCCGCGACCAGGTCGCCGCCGTCGCCTTCGTCGGTACGTCGAGCGGGAAGCTCAACGAGGTGAGCTTCGGGCTGCCCGTGATGGGCGTCAACGCCGTGCGCCGCGTCCTCCCCGGGGTGCTGCGGGCGCTCGGCTCGCAGGCGGAGCTGGTGGAGCGGGGGCGCCGGGCGACCGCCGACCTGTTCGCCGGGCTGATCAAGCGGTACTCCTTCGGCTCCCGCGACGTGGACCCGGCCGTCGCGCGGTTCGCGGAACGGCTCATCGAGTCCACCCCGATCGACGTGGTCGCCGAGTTCTACCCGGCCTTCGCGGAGCACGACAAGAGCGCGGCGCTGCCCCTCTTCCGCGACCTCCCGGTCCTCATCCTGGCCGGGGACAAGGACCTCGTGACGCCCAGCTCGCACAGCGAGGCCATCGCGGACCAGCTGCCCGACGCGGAACTCGTCATCGTGCCGGACGCCGGACACCTGGTGATGCTGGAGCACCCCGAGACGGTGACCGACCGGCTCGCGGACCTGCTGGTGCGGGCCGGTGCCGTACCGGAGTCCTCTAACGTTGGCGGGCATGGAACCGCAGAACAGCCCGGCGGCCGCTGAGGCCACCGTGTACGAGAACGCCCCCGGCGCCGTCACCGTGCGCCTCGCCCTCGAATCCCCCGAACAGATGCAGGCCCTGGGCCGCCGTCTCGCCGCCGCGCTGCGCCCCGGCGACCTCGTGATGCTCACCGGTGAGCTGGGCGCCGGGAAGACGACCCTGACCCGGGGGCTCGGCGAGGGCCTGGGCGTCCGGGGTGCGGTGACGTCCCCCACCTTCGTGATCGCCCGCGTCCACCCGTCGCTCTCCGGGGGGCCCGCGCTGGTCCACGTCGACGCGTACCGCCTGGGCGGCGGGCTCGACGAGATGGAGGACCTGGACCTCGACGTGTCGCTGCCGGAGTCCGTGGTGGTCGTGGAGTGGGGCGACGGCAAGGTCGAGGAGCTCTCGGACGACCGGCTCCAGGTGTTCATCGACCGCGCGGTGGGGGACACCGACGACGAACGCCGCACGGTGACCCTGGTGGGCGTGGGGCAGCGCTGGGCGGGCCTGCGCAACGAGTCCTGGACGCCGTGGGGCTGACCGCCCCGCTGTTTCCGACGCGGTGTCGGCAAAATGTTGCGCGGGACGGGGCGGACATGGTGACATGGAGGACGAGAGCGGGTTAGGTCTACCTAACCACGCCCCACCGGAGCCGGAGCCTCAGGAGGCGTCCATGCCGACATCCGACCGCGACCCGCAACCGCCGAGCACGGCGGTCCCCATGAGCACATTGCTGGCCGCGACGGCAGCGGCAAACGCGGTATCAACACCGCCATCGCCACGCAACCAGCCCCGCCCGGTGAATCCTGCGCGCCCAGTCAACGCCGCTCACGCGGCGAAATCCGCCCGCACGGCAAAAGCCGGACGGGCGGCAAAATCAAGCCCGTCCGGCGATTGAGGACGCCCCCCGGGCTAGGGGACCACCACCACGGTCGCCCCCACCGTGGCGAACCGCCACACCGCGTCCCCGTCGGCCCGGGACATCCGCACGCCCCCCGCCTTCACTGTCGGGTCCGGCTCCTCCATCGACCCGTCCTGCGCGGCGCTGAAGCCGATCGTCACGTCGTTCACCGTCGCGAACCGCACCACGTGCTCGATCGGCACGCCGTCGGACCCCTTCACGCTGCCCGAGCGCGACGTCACGTGATACGTGCCCGGCGTCGCGAGCACCGTGCTCGGCATCACCTTGAACGTCCGCGACGCCTTCCCCTTCGCGTCGACCAGCCACACCCGGCGGTCGTGCAGCGCGTAGACCACCCGCGCCCCGGTGCCGGAACCGGCGGGAACGGCCAGCGGGTCCTTCTTCGGCTTGGGCTTGTTGTGGCCCCCGGCCGGGGCGGACGCCGAGGCGCTGCTCGACGCCTTCGGCTTCGAGGCCAGGTCGTCCGGCACATTCGCGGAAGCCTGGTAGGCCAGGAAGCCGACCGCCACGACGGCCGCCGCGGTGAGCGCGGCCACGATTCCCGAGCTGCCCCTTGCCACCGTGCGTGCCTCTTTCGCTGTCGTGTGCCGTCAGGCGCGAACCACAAGTCGTACGCGGACCGTAAGTCGTACAAGCGTTTACACGTACTCCGCGTATACCCGGTGACGGTAGCAGCCGGGACCGCCCGGGCAGGGATGCCGTACGGGGCGCGGGGCGGGCCGCGCCGGAGCCGTAGGCTGTTTGCGTGCTCTTGCTCGCAATGGATACCGCCACCCCCGCCGTCACCGTCGCCCTGCACGACGGGACCCGCGTCGTCGCCGAGTCCGTCCAGGTCGACGCCCGCAGGCACGGGGAGCTGCTGCTGCCCGCCGTCGACCGGGTCCTCGCGGACGCCGGGGTGAAACTCGACGCCGTGACGGACGTCGTCGTGGGCGTCGGCCCCGGCCCGTACACCGGACTGCGCGTCGGCCTGGTGACGGCCGCCACCTTCGGCTCGGCGCTCTCCGTGCCCGTGCACGGCCTGTGCACGCTGGACGGCCTCGCGTACGCCGCCGGGCTCGAAGGACCCTTCGCCGTCGCCACGGACGCCCGCCGCAAGGAGGTCTACTGGGCGCGGTACGAG
Proteins encoded in this window:
- the tsaB gene encoding tRNA (adenosine(37)-N6)-threonylcarbamoyltransferase complex dimerization subunit type 1 TsaB — protein: MDTATPAVTVALHDGTRVVAESVQVDARRHGELLLPAVDRVLADAGVKLDAVTDVVVGVGPGPYTGLRVGLVTAATFGSALSVPVHGLCTLDGLAYAAGLEGPFAVATDARRKEVYWARYEDARTRTEGPSVDRPADLADRLAGLPVVGAGAVLYPEAFPDARGPEHLAAGALAGLAAERLAAGEELLSPQPLYLRRPDAQVPKNYKVVTPK
- the tsaE gene encoding tRNA (adenosine(37)-N6)-threonylcarbamoyltransferase complex ATPase subunit type 1 TsaE; the encoded protein is MEPQNSPAAAEATVYENAPGAVTVRLALESPEQMQALGRRLAAALRPGDLVMLTGELGAGKTTLTRGLGEGLGVRGAVTSPTFVIARVHPSLSGGPALVHVDAYRLGGGLDEMEDLDLDVSLPESVVVVEWGDGKVEELSDDRLQVFIDRAVGDTDDERRTVTLVGVGQRWAGLRNESWTPWG
- a CDS encoding alpha/beta fold hydrolase, producing the protein MSDFSTGDVVATAAASGAGWRRAGIAGAAIGVLAAGAAAGVAVERLTVGRGMRQRARLALDATGPYGSLRGTPGRATADDGTQLYYEVDEVDPPEDAAPSGSRRRRLFGRKAPAPVTVVFSHGYCLGQDSWHFQRAALRGLVRTVHWDQRSHGRSERGRAQARAGGGVPVGIDQLGRDLKAVIDAAAPEGPLVLVGHSMGGMTIMALADQYPDLLRDQVAAVAFVGTSSGKLNEVSFGLPVMGVNAVRRVLPGVLRALGSQAELVERGRRATADLFAGLIKRYSFGSRDVDPAVARFAERLIESTPIDVVAEFYPAFAEHDKSAALPLFRDLPVLILAGDKDLVTPSSHSEAIADQLPDAELVIVPDAGHLVMLEHPETVTDRLADLLVRAGAVPESSNVGGHGTAEQPGGR